A genomic window from Pseudoalteromonas piratica includes:
- a CDS encoding DUF1190 domain-containing protein, producing MKRTSKLKLTLMLGAGVGLSGCGESDESALLFKDVDDCEQWGVERFECEVQYQEALANHYVEAPKYTSESNCESDFGFDQCERDNNSIWRPIMAGFMIGLVAEAVDEALDYAKKKKRKKYAHFGGSSYGGSKPLYRAKDDFFSFRNSNNQTIGSINNRGSIMVKKSKVKFTSKPKSISRSRGGFGSRASSRSYGG from the coding sequence ATGAAACGAACGAGTAAACTTAAACTCACGTTAATGCTTGGTGCCGGAGTTGGCTTAAGTGGTTGCGGTGAAAGTGATGAATCTGCATTGCTATTTAAAGATGTAGATGATTGCGAACAATGGGGCGTTGAACGCTTTGAATGTGAAGTTCAATACCAAGAAGCGCTCGCTAACCATTACGTTGAAGCACCTAAGTATACCTCCGAATCTAACTGCGAAAGTGACTTCGGCTTTGATCAATGTGAGCGCGACAACAATAGCATTTGGCGCCCTATCATGGCGGGATTTATGATTGGCCTTGTCGCTGAAGCCGTGGATGAAGCACTCGATTATGCGAAAAAGAAAAAGCGTAAAAAATACGCTCACTTTGGTGGTAGTAGCTATGGTGGTAGCAAACCTCTTTATCGCGCAAAAGATGACTTTTTTAGTTTTCGCAACAGCAATAACCAAACCATTGGGTCGATTAATAATCGCGGTTCAATCATGGTTAAAAAGTCAAAAGTGAAATTCACCTCTAAGCCCAAATCAATCTCACGCTCACGTGGCGGATTTGGCAGTCGCGCTTCATCACGGAGCTATGGCGGTTAA
- a CDS encoding glutathionylspermidine synthase family protein, with protein sequence MFRRSIPVRPDLKQQAEYFGFEFATIDGDVYWDESAYYQFTLAQIENDIEDPTNELEQMCLQAVDKVVNDDYWLKQFAIPEKFWSLITRSWQQKEPSLYGRMDFSYHGKGPAKLLEYNADTPTSIYEAAFFQWMWLEQQVDRAILPRQADQFNSIQERLIKRFSELNLKHQLSFCYSDGSTEDKGTVTYLQDCAYQAGIATARFPIEEIGVDDKGQLLDPEETPINHIFKLYPWEDLFKDAFSKHLNKTHTRFIEPEWKAILSNKALLPLLWQMFPNHPNLLPAYFANNVGDGLENGYVQKPIFGREGANITWHHPTKGRLHSEGCYGEEGYIVQALAPLPVFNGNHTLIGSWLVNHQSCGLTIREDDSPITQDSSRFIPHIILG encoded by the coding sequence ATGTTCCGTCGAAGTATTCCCGTTCGGCCTGACCTTAAACAACAGGCCGAATATTTTGGCTTTGAATTTGCGACTATCGATGGCGATGTATATTGGGATGAATCAGCTTATTATCAATTTACCCTCGCGCAAATCGAAAACGATATTGAAGATCCAACCAACGAACTTGAGCAAATGTGTTTACAAGCCGTTGATAAAGTCGTTAATGATGACTATTGGTTAAAGCAATTCGCCATTCCTGAAAAATTCTGGTCATTGATAACACGCAGCTGGCAACAAAAAGAGCCTAGTCTTTATGGCCGAATGGACTTTTCTTACCATGGTAAAGGCCCTGCAAAACTATTGGAATACAATGCTGATACACCTACATCTATTTATGAAGCTGCGTTTTTCCAATGGATGTGGCTAGAGCAACAAGTTGACCGTGCAATACTGCCCCGCCAAGCAGATCAATTTAACAGTATTCAAGAACGCTTGATTAAACGCTTTAGCGAACTCAATTTAAAACATCAATTAAGCTTTTGTTATTCAGATGGGTCAACTGAAGATAAAGGAACGGTTACCTACCTTCAAGATTGTGCGTACCAGGCAGGTATTGCGACTGCGCGCTTTCCTATCGAGGAAATAGGTGTTGATGATAAAGGGCAATTACTTGATCCCGAAGAGACACCAATCAATCATATTTTTAAGCTTTATCCCTGGGAAGATCTCTTTAAAGATGCATTTTCAAAGCATCTTAATAAAACGCACACCCGCTTTATAGAGCCTGAGTGGAAAGCAATTCTGTCGAATAAAGCACTGCTGCCACTGCTTTGGCAAATGTTTCCCAATCACCCCAACCTTTTACCTGCCTACTTTGCCAATAATGTCGGTGATGGGTTAGAAAATGGTTACGTTCAAAAACCTATTTTTGGCCGTGAAGGGGCAAATATTACTTGGCATCATCCAACTAAAGGTCGCCTTCATAGCGAGGGCTGTTACGGCGAAGAAGGCTATATTGTGCAAGCGCTCGCGCCTTTACCTGTATTTAACGGTAATCATACGCTTATTGGTAGCTGGTTAGTGAATCATCAAAGTTGTGGATTAACTATTCGGGAAGATGATTCGCCAATTACTCAAGATTCATCACGATTTATTCCTCATATCATCCTAGGTTAA
- the rraB gene encoding ribonuclease E inhibitor RraB, translating into MENWREISEDIVESLLEDGSNPDKLYEVEHHFVCEDFDKLEEAALAAFKLGFDVEDPAELELEDGSKIWGFDVVVECELDAELILEDVDKLIDLAQKAGVEYDGWGTYFQE; encoded by the coding sequence GTGGAAAACTGGCGCGAAATTAGTGAAGACATTGTTGAATCGTTACTAGAAGACGGTTCAAACCCAGATAAGTTATATGAAGTTGAACACCACTTTGTATGTGAAGACTTTGATAAATTAGAAGAAGCTGCGCTGGCAGCGTTTAAACTTGGCTTTGATGTTGAAGATCCGGCTGAACTTGAATTAGAAGATGGCAGCAAAATTTGGGGCTTTGACGTTGTGGTTGAGTGCGAACTTGATGCTGAACTTATTCTTGAAGATGTTGATAAGCTTATCGATCTCGCTCAGAAAGCGGGTGTTGAATATGATGGCTGGGGTACTTACTTCCAAGAGTAA
- a CDS encoding 1-acylglycerol-3-phosphate O-acyltransferase — MIFAVRLVLLAIFILFSAVFGLLLCLVMPFNRNHVHRFASWYGSMHKVLGAKIDLKGLDKLDKQKSYVFVSNHQNNYDLFTVTNAVPENTVSIGKKSIRFIPFFGQLYWLSGNILIDRNNKSKAKGTIDKAASKIKNDNISVWLFPEGTRSYGRGLLPFKTGAFHTALQADVEVVPVCMSTTTGRIKLNRWANPTVYIELLDPIRLDKDVSAREHAKQIHAMMQSKIEQLDAKVESDCGKLARN; from the coding sequence TTGATATTTGCTGTTCGCTTAGTATTGCTTGCGATTTTTATCTTATTTAGTGCCGTTTTTGGCTTGTTACTGTGTTTAGTAATGCCATTTAACCGCAATCATGTTCACCGGTTTGCTTCTTGGTATGGCAGTATGCATAAGGTGTTGGGTGCTAAAATCGATCTCAAAGGACTTGATAAATTAGATAAACAAAAATCGTATGTGTTTGTCTCAAATCACCAAAACAATTATGACTTATTTACAGTAACCAATGCAGTGCCAGAAAATACAGTTAGCATTGGCAAAAAAAGTATTCGCTTTATTCCGTTTTTTGGTCAGCTTTACTGGCTATCAGGTAATATTTTGATTGATCGCAATAATAAATCGAAAGCGAAAGGCACAATTGATAAAGCAGCATCAAAAATTAAAAACGATAATATTTCAGTCTGGCTTTTTCCTGAGGGAACACGCAGCTATGGCCGTGGTTTGCTGCCTTTCAAAACAGGCGCGTTTCATACCGCATTGCAAGCAGATGTTGAGGTTGTGCCAGTATGTATGAGTACCACCACGGGCCGAATTAAATTAAATCGTTGGGCTAACCCAACAGTCTATATTGAATTGCTAGACCCAATTCGGTTAGATAAGGATGTGTCGGCAAGAGAGCATGCAAAGCAAATCCATGCTATGATGCAGAGTAAAATTGAACAGCTAGATGCTAAAGTAGAGAGCGATTGTGGAAAACTGGCGCGAAATTAG
- the parC gene encoding DNA topoisomerase IV subunit A, whose product MSDLDTLAMQGIEQQTMAQFTQSAYLNYSMYVIKDRALPHIGDGLKPVQRRIVYAMSELGLSAAAKYKKSARTVGDVLGKYHPHGDSACYEAMVLMAQPFSYRYPLVDGQGNWGAADDPKSFAAMRYTEARLSKFSEVLLKELGQGTVDWIPNFDGTMKEPEVLPARLPHILLNGITGIAVGMATDIPPHNVREVASACCALLDKPKTELEELLDLVQAPDYPTDAEIITPKAEIRKIYSSGKGSIKMRAVYTEEQGDIVITALPHQCSGAKVLEQIATQMRAKKLPMVADLRDESDHENPTRIVIVPRSNRVKAEPLMAHLFATTDLEKNYRVNLNMLGLNGRPQVKDLKTILSEWLVFRRETVRRRLQYRLDKVLARLHILEGLLIAFLNIDEVIEIIRSEDEPKPVLMARFGITETQAEAILELKLRHLAKLEEMKIRGEQDELAKERDKLELTLGSERRMSTLLKKEIQEAAELYGDDRRSPVVERGEAKALSEKDLMPSESVTVVLSEKGWARFAKGHDIDAEGLSYRAGDSFKSLAKGRSNQPSVFLDSSGRAFATDTHSLPSARSQGEPMTGRFNVAAGANLEHVVMGDEKANFLMASDAGYGFIAEFNDLVSKNKNGKALVTIPEAALLMTPQPIHDVSTDRCLAISNEGRMLIFPIRDLPKLGKGKGNKIISIPSARVKAREEFVKVLGIVPDGASVTLHAGKRKLTLKPSDLEHYYGERGRRGNKLPRGLQRVDLMEVEFTAAQEMIDDAIDSEKNDD is encoded by the coding sequence GCTTATCGGCAGCGGCTAAATATAAAAAATCAGCCCGTACAGTGGGTGACGTACTTGGTAAATATCACCCTCATGGTGATAGTGCCTGTTACGAAGCCATGGTACTGATGGCGCAGCCGTTTTCTTACCGTTATCCGCTGGTGGATGGTCAAGGTAACTGGGGTGCGGCAGATGATCCTAAGTCTTTCGCGGCGATGCGTTACACCGAAGCGCGTTTGTCTAAGTTTTCTGAGGTTTTATTAAAAGAACTAGGCCAAGGCACAGTCGATTGGATCCCTAACTTCGATGGCACCATGAAAGAGCCTGAAGTGTTACCTGCGCGTTTACCGCACATTCTACTTAACGGTATCACTGGCATTGCAGTCGGTATGGCAACAGACATCCCGCCTCACAATGTTCGTGAAGTAGCGAGTGCCTGTTGTGCATTATTAGATAAACCAAAAACCGAGCTTGAAGAGTTGCTTGATTTAGTACAAGCACCAGATTACCCAACAGATGCGGAAATCATCACGCCTAAGGCGGAAATTCGCAAAATCTATTCAAGTGGTAAAGGCTCTATCAAAATGCGCGCGGTTTATACCGAAGAGCAGGGCGATATTGTTATTACAGCACTGCCTCACCAATGTTCAGGTGCGAAAGTACTTGAACAGATAGCAACGCAGATGCGCGCTAAAAAATTACCTATGGTGGCCGATTTACGTGATGAGTCTGATCATGAAAATCCAACCCGAATTGTGATTGTGCCGCGTTCAAACCGTGTAAAAGCTGAGCCTCTTATGGCGCACTTATTTGCTACCACAGACCTTGAGAAAAACTACCGTGTTAACTTAAACATGCTGGGCCTAAACGGCCGTCCTCAAGTAAAAGATCTGAAAACTATTCTATCTGAATGGTTGGTTTTTAGACGCGAAACAGTTCGTCGCCGTTTACAATACCGTCTAGATAAAGTATTGGCACGTTTGCATATTTTAGAAGGTTTATTGATAGCCTTTTTAAATATTGACGAGGTGATTGAAATTATTCGCTCTGAGGATGAACCAAAGCCGGTATTAATGGCACGTTTTGGTATCACTGAAACACAAGCAGAAGCAATTTTAGAACTTAAACTTCGTCACCTTGCTAAATTGGAAGAAATGAAAATTCGTGGCGAGCAAGATGAGCTTGCCAAAGAGCGTGATAAGCTTGAGCTGACTCTAGGTTCTGAGCGTCGTATGTCGACGTTACTTAAAAAAGAAATTCAAGAAGCCGCTGAGCTTTATGGTGACGACCGCCGTTCACCTGTAGTTGAGCGCGGTGAAGCAAAAGCCCTGAGCGAAAAAGATTTAATGCCATCTGAAAGCGTTACAGTGGTGCTTTCTGAAAAAGGCTGGGCACGTTTTGCAAAAGGTCATGATATTGATGCTGAAGGACTAAGTTATAGAGCAGGCGATAGCTTCAAATCTCTTGCGAAAGGTCGCAGTAATCAACCAAGCGTATTCTTAGATAGCTCTGGTCGAGCATTTGCGACCGATACCCACAGCCTGCCATCAGCGCGTAGCCAAGGTGAACCTATGACAGGGCGCTTTAATGTGGCAGCTGGCGCTAATCTTGAACATGTCGTGATGGGAGATGAAAAAGCTAATTTCTTGATGGCATCAGATGCAGGTTATGGCTTTATCGCTGAGTTTAATGATTTAGTCAGTAAAAATAAAAACGGTAAAGCGCTAGTGACAATTCCTGAAGCGGCATTACTGATGACACCTCAGCCAATTCATGATGTTTCTACGGATCGATGTTTAGCGATTTCGAATGAAGGACGTATGCTGATCTTCCCTATTCGAGATTTGCCAAAACTGGGTAAAGGTAAGGGTAATAAGATTATCTCTATCCCAAGTGCACGAGTGAAAGCACGTGAAGAGTTTGTCAAAGTATTGGGAATTGTGCCGGATGGTGCGTCTGTTACGCTTCATGCAGGCAAACGCAAGCTTACGCTTAAACCAAGTGATCTTGAGCATTACTATGGCGAACGCGGACGACGTGGTAACAAGTTACCGCGAGGATTACAACGCGTGGACTTAATGGAAGTCGAGTTTACTGCGGCACAAGAAATGATTGATGATGCTATTGATTCGGAAAAGAACGACGATTAG